From a single Solanum dulcamara chromosome 4, daSolDulc1.2, whole genome shotgun sequence genomic region:
- the LOC129885492 gene encoding extra-large guanine nucleotide-binding protein 1-like: protein MAAILKSFFPVSSSKKEDNHDEFDVEYSFAEEYCGPPVSYDIPQVVPVDVHRIPTASVVATAAMLSKNFSLPVIEPIVKSDTKLIKNQKSKESDLGSALTSVYVDDEKCVLESECVENDHACRASDGIESSSTLGFSDSHDNSRELSGSSDIEDLVDECKEEVRFVSHPNSVGLESEEPILSSPDVSLKVLSCEEVEDYTDEVAVNQGSRTAFVTFCETQSSDISTDSDEEEPGMFPEKPIVSSDSNKCFWCHKGKRFTEREGCIACGAKYCINCVLRAMGAMPEGRKCITCIGYRINESKRDSLGKCSAMLKRLLSKWQMDEIMELEKSCQANQLPPHLVSVNGKRLSLRELVDLQSCAYPPKKLRPGKYWYDKVSGLWGKEGHKPCQIISPQLAVGDAIKKDASKGNTNIVINNREITQVERFMLKLTGINCEGSVCFWLSADGSCQEEGMNNVVGKMWDKTTHKLLCSALRLPLPPESANSSDEEVGSGMDAGDPCSTVTKKLNKLLLAGCDQSGTSTLFKQAKIVYRVPFSEEEHQNITYTIQRNLYRYIAILLEGRERFEEEYRVEMRKKRLDEPGPSALPDLIEEENVYSISPRLKNFSDWLLQAMMLGNLEVIFPAATREYSAVVEELWKHKAFQATYQRRNELQMLPRVANYFLDHAVEISKVDYNPSDMDKLYAEGITSSNGVACMDFSFPNPTQDSYMEAVDQHSSSMRYQLIRVHASCVRKNCKWLEMFEDVDLVIFCVSLTDYTETLNIWRITMEFAQTR from the exons ATGGCAGCAATCTTGAAAAGTTTTTTCCCGGTTTCTTCCTCTAAAAAGGAGGATAATCATGATGAGTTTGATGTAGAATACTCCTTTGCTGAGGAGTATTGTGGTCCTCCTGTTAGTTATGACATTCCTCAGGTGGTTCCGGTTGATGTACACCGGATTCCAACTGCCTCAGTAGTTGCTACTGCTGCTATGTTGAGTAAAAATTTTTCACTACCAGTTATTGAACCGATTGTCAAGAGTGATACCAAATTAATCAAGAATCAGAAGTCAAAGGAGTCAGATTTAGGCTCTGCATTAACTtctgtttatgttgatgatgaaaAATGTGTCTTAGAATCAGAGTGTGTTGAGAATGATCATGCCTGTAGAGCATCAGATGGAATTGAAAGTTCTAGTACCTTAGGATTTTCCGACAGTCATGATAACTCCCGTGAGCTGTCAGGAAGTTCGGATATCGAGGACCTGGTAGATGAATGCAAGGAAGAAGTAAGATTTGTGAGTCATCCGAACTCCGTTGGCTTAGAATCTGAGGAACCAATTTTGAGCTCTCCAGATGTTTCCTTAAAAGTATTGTCTTGTGAAGAGGTGGAAGATTATACTGATGAAGTTGCTGTCAACCAAGGTAGCAGAACAGCTTTTGTGACTTTCTGTGAAACTCAATCAAGTGATATTTCTACTGATAGTGATGAAGAGGAGCCAGGAATGTTTCCCGAAAAACCAATCGTAAGCAGTGATTCCAACAAGTGTTTTTGGTGTCATAAAGGGAAACGATTCACTGAGAGGGAAGGATGCATAGCTTGTGGTGCAAAGTATTGTATCAATTGTGTGTTGAGAGCAATGGGGGCAATGCCCGAAGGAAGAAAATGTATTACTTGCATTGGTTACCGTATTAATGAATCAAAGCGAGATTCTTTAGGTAAGTGTTCTGCAATGCTTAAGAGACTGTTAAGTAAATGGCAAATGGATGAGATCATGGAATTGGAGAAGTCATGTCAAGCTAATCAGCTTCCACCCCATCTTGTGAGCGTGAATGGGAAACGTCTTTCCCTTAGAGAGTTGGTCGACTTGCAAAGCTGTGCATATCCACCAAAGAAGTTGAGACCCGGGAAGTACTGGTATGACAAGGTGTCTGGTTTATGGGGAAAG GAGGGACATAAGCCTTGTCAGATAATTTCTCCCCAACTAGCTGTTGGTGATGCAATTAAGAAAGATGCTAGCAAGGGAAACACAAATATTGTGATAAACAATCGAGAAATTACGCAAGTAGAGCGCTTTATGTTGAAG CTGACAGGAATAAACTGTGAAGGAAGCGTTTGTTTTTGGCTCAGTGCTGATGGATCCTGCCAGGAAGAGGGTATGAACAATGTAGTTGGAAAAATGTGGGACAAG ACTACACACAAGCTGCTTTGCTCTGCCTTGAGATTGCCTCTTCCTCCTGAATCTGCAAATTCTTCTGATGAAGAAGTTGGAAGTGGAATGGATGCAGGTGACCCGTGCAGCACAGTTACcaaaaaactaaataaactaCTTCTTGCTGGTTGTGATCAATCGGGAACAAGTACTCTGTTCAAACAG GCCAAAATTGTATATCGCGTTCCTTTCTCAGAAGAAGAGCATCAGAACATTACATACACGATTCAAAGAAATTTGTATCGATATATTGCTATACTCCTCGAGGGGCGTGAAAGATTTGAAGAGGAGTACCGTGTTGAAATGAGGAAAAAACGGCTTGATGAACCTGGCCCTTCAG CTCTTCCAGACCTGATTGAAGAAGAGAATGTCTATTCCATCAGCCCTAGACTGAAAAACTTTTCAGATTGGCTTCTTCAAGCTATGATGTTAGGAAATTTGGAGGTCATTTTTCCTGCTGCCACCCGAGAGTACTCAGCCGTAGTTGAGGAGTTGTGGAAGCATAAAGCATTTCAGGCCACATATCAGCGGAGAAATGAGCTACAAATGCTTCCTAGAGTTGCCAATTATTTCTTAGATCAT GCTGTTGAGATTTCAAAGGTAGACTACAACCCTTCTGATATGGATAAGTTATATGCTGAGGGCATAACTTCGTCCAATGGGGTAGCTTGCATGGACTTTTCGTTCCCTAATCCAACTCAGGATAGTTACATGGAGGCAGTTGATCAGCATTCATCCTCAATGAG GTACCAACTAATAAGAGTACACGCGAGCTGCGTAAGGAAAAACTGCAAGTGGTTGGAGATGTTTGAAGATGTTGACCTTGTTATCTTTTGTGTTTCCTTGACGGATTACACTGAAACACTGAATATCTGGAGGATTACAATGGAGTTTGCACAAACAAGATGA